One window of Paludibacter propionicigenes WB4 genomic DNA carries:
- a CDS encoding sensor histidine kinase: MEIAERGESIGGVKVFSTNLSEPNDTSRYVVKRVRAEDTTYVVTIDRQDPSSMYKIAQLVLKDELPIDLPKLNAFFRKELSEKYAIKNTYFDYLDLKNKKVIKSCKPEDISSNYLQTDTITLDILNNIAVVGYIEVPNMAILNKMGYQLALSVLLILIGVGGMIYLGRSFVLQWKLEKLRQESVNSMTHEFKRPISSAVAMVSLIPFYIEKNDISKVVAYADNTIIELNKLTAYTERIQQISNNEKVNIVLNRSKIEIETLVQSIQKRYSSPENSEKKVHIQTNIDTKKKSLFADVLHFSNVMDNLVENAIKYSNKEVDINIEIVDVNEGIKISVKDNGLGISAYDLKFIFDRFYRSNRKELKRKTGFGLGLTYVKSMVEAHGGSISVISRINEGSEFIILLHEKYEA; encoded by the coding sequence ATGGAAATAGCTGAAAGAGGTGAATCTATTGGTGGAGTTAAAGTTTTCTCAACGAATCTGTCAGAGCCCAATGACACATCGAGATATGTTGTAAAAAGAGTCCGAGCAGAAGACACTACTTATGTGGTTACTATTGATAGGCAAGATCCAAGCTCTATGTATAAAATAGCACAATTAGTTTTAAAAGATGAGTTACCAATTGATTTGCCAAAACTTAATGCTTTTTTCAGGAAGGAACTTTCTGAAAAATATGCAATTAAAAATACCTATTTTGATTATTTGGATTTAAAGAATAAGAAAGTAATTAAGAGCTGTAAACCTGAAGATATTTCATCTAATTATCTGCAGACGGATACAATTACACTTGATATACTAAACAATATTGCTGTGGTTGGCTATATTGAGGTTCCCAATATGGCAATATTGAATAAAATGGGATATCAGTTAGCTCTTTCTGTTCTTCTGATTTTAATAGGCGTTGGAGGTATGATTTATTTAGGCAGAAGTTTTGTGCTTCAATGGAAACTGGAAAAACTCCGGCAGGAATCTGTAAACTCCATGACCCATGAGTTTAAGCGCCCGATTTCAAGTGCTGTAGCCATGGTTTCATTAATACCGTTTTATATCGAAAAAAATGATATTTCTAAGGTAGTTGCCTACGCTGACAATACGATAATAGAACTAAATAAACTGACTGCATACACTGAACGGATTCAGCAGATCAGCAACAACGAGAAAGTAAATATTGTATTAAACAGGTCTAAAATAGAAATTGAGACCTTGGTTCAGTCTATTCAGAAACGTTATTCCAGCCCTGAAAATTCTGAGAAAAAAGTACATATACAGACTAATATTGACACTAAAAAGAAGTCACTCTTTGCGGATGTCCTCCATTTTTCGAATGTTATGGATAATCTGGTTGAAAACGCTATTAAATACTCAAATAAAGAGGTTGACATTAATATCGAGATAGTTGATGTAAACGAAGGGATTAAAATATCTGTAAAAGACAATGGTTTGGGTATATCAGCTTATGATTTGAAGTTTATTTTTGACCGATTTTACAGAAGTAACCGAAAAGAACTGAAAAGAAAAACAGGATTTGGTCTTGGGCTAACTTACGTAAAATCAATGGTGGAAGCTCATGGGGGGAGTATTTCTGTTATTAGCAGGATAAATGAAGGTAGTGAATTTATTATTTTATTACACGAGAAATATGAAGCATAA
- a CDS encoding RICIN domain-containing protein, which produces MKNRILFIICLFILSACSNLPKELKNKVSKEVEEALDEAGTNRQELEKVLIHYSKNPQDSLKFKAACFLIQNMKGYYSVTGENVNKLENIYRILGEVSTDERNEKYKRGVDSLKIDYRFNKQPDLQYIQANFLIQHIDQIFKAWEATPWHRNYSFDTFCEYVLPYRVYEEKLSLWSPLIEKRFKPQLDKIYFETGNLYEAENALFGKATVEEKFSASNYKAVTITAKDRLIFENVRTEPGEKILLIQHYNGGRNAKINVIVNDFDTVQAVLKYTGGWSKPAFSVVKVPIKVNKTVNKICLESKSEKISIDYVELVPVLDFKLVKQSGIISGATYKITNKRNSASLTIDNDSTKSASKTFTSEFKDMNNQKFIMSYTDYGFYKIKERDNHKVVLNMPYLSKDNGTRHEFSTGFTSYSKLWAILPTKDIGYFRIVNRNSRKCLEIDTKSSKGRNKVVQSEYNGGDNQLWKFEMLEKAPLKDTLTELKPGTFREASTRIFYETLDFQIYQLSGAMPSINAIDLIHTKIGSCHEEAQYLTYISRGLGIPIANDFIPQWPKRALSHYWNVLIDEKGKMVRNYFRNKPGAYTIFDSIPKSKVFRNTFTINKRSLGFINNNEEDIPKLFKNMHFVDVTQEYLKTSDVKVILDPQKAKNRHFAYLSVFDNKDWVPIFWGKIQSNSVVFDKMGRDIAYLPIYYSSTGNIPAGNPFLLSAAGKIKALKPDIKNLQKMVLYRKHTYIFYYNPNNKMIGGRFQGSNNPDFVNAVNLFTFNSETNASYCNLKINEKRTFKFLRYIGADGTHSNINELMFYDENGKEIIGSVIGTEGSCNDNGSTKEKVFDKNILTGFDAPLPNGGWVGLKLPKAVRVSKIRFMPRTDGNIIEPGDNYELVYWNNGWKSLGEKKAIADSLVYNNVPSGTLYLLHNRTKGTEERIFTYEKGKQVWW; this is translated from the coding sequence ATGAAAAACAGAATCTTATTTATAATTTGTTTATTTATTCTTTCAGCATGCAGTAATCTACCAAAGGAATTGAAAAACAAGGTTTCTAAGGAAGTGGAGGAAGCACTTGATGAGGCCGGAACTAACCGACAGGAACTTGAAAAGGTGTTAATCCATTACAGTAAGAATCCACAAGACTCTTTAAAGTTTAAGGCAGCTTGTTTTCTGATACAAAACATGAAGGGATACTATAGTGTAACGGGAGAAAATGTGAATAAATTGGAAAATATTTACAGGATACTGGGAGAGGTGTCAACAGATGAAAGAAACGAAAAATACAAACGAGGTGTCGACTCCCTAAAAATTGATTATAGATTCAATAAACAACCCGATTTGCAATATATTCAAGCAAATTTTCTTATTCAGCATATCGATCAGATTTTTAAAGCTTGGGAAGCAACTCCCTGGCATCGCAATTATTCTTTTGATACATTTTGTGAGTATGTGTTACCTTATAGGGTATATGAAGAGAAATTATCTTTATGGAGTCCACTTATTGAAAAGCGATTTAAACCCCAACTGGACAAAATCTATTTTGAAACCGGCAATTTGTACGAAGCTGAGAATGCCTTATTCGGTAAAGCAACCGTAGAAGAAAAATTTTCTGCATCCAACTATAAAGCGGTAACTATTACAGCAAAAGACAGACTGATTTTTGAAAATGTACGTACTGAACCAGGAGAAAAGATATTATTAATACAGCATTATAATGGGGGAAGAAATGCTAAAATTAATGTAATAGTAAATGATTTTGATACAGTTCAAGCTGTTTTAAAATATACAGGAGGTTGGTCTAAACCTGCATTTAGTGTAGTAAAGGTACCTATCAAAGTCAATAAAACTGTCAACAAAATTTGTTTAGAAAGTAAATCCGAAAAAATTTCCATAGATTACGTTGAGCTGGTGCCTGTATTGGATTTCAAATTGGTTAAACAGTCTGGGATTATATCGGGTGCTACATACAAAATAACAAATAAACGAAATTCAGCAAGCCTTACAATTGATAATGACTCTACAAAATCAGCTTCAAAGACTTTTACTTCAGAGTTTAAGGATATGAATAATCAGAAGTTTATCATGTCTTATACCGATTATGGGTTCTATAAGATTAAAGAACGGGATAACCATAAAGTCGTATTAAACATGCCTTATTTATCAAAAGATAATGGAACTAGGCATGAATTTTCCACCGGTTTTACTAGTTATAGTAAACTATGGGCAATACTTCCTACTAAAGATATTGGATACTTTAGAATTGTGAATAGAAATAGCAGAAAATGTTTGGAAATAGATACTAAGTCATCAAAAGGAAGAAATAAGGTGGTTCAGAGCGAATATAATGGCGGTGACAACCAATTGTGGAAATTTGAGATGCTAGAAAAAGCACCGTTGAAAGATACTTTGACAGAACTGAAGCCCGGAACTTTCAGGGAAGCATCTACCCGAATTTTCTACGAGACGCTTGATTTTCAGATATATCAACTTAGTGGAGCTATGCCGTCAATCAATGCAATAGATCTAATTCATACAAAAATAGGGAGTTGCCATGAAGAAGCACAGTATCTAACATATATTTCGCGTGGCTTGGGAATACCCATTGCGAATGATTTTATACCTCAATGGCCAAAGCGAGCCTTGTCTCACTATTGGAACGTATTGATTGATGAGAAGGGTAAAATGGTCAGGAATTATTTTAGAAATAAGCCCGGAGCATACACAATATTTGACTCTATTCCTAAAAGCAAAGTTTTTAGAAACACTTTCACCATTAATAAACGGAGTTTAGGTTTTATAAATAACAATGAAGAAGATATTCCAAAATTGTTTAAGAACATGCATTTTGTTGATGTAACACAAGAATATTTAAAGACATCTGATGTGAAAGTTATTCTTGACCCCCAAAAGGCTAAGAATAGACATTTTGCCTATTTGTCTGTATTTGATAATAAAGATTGGGTGCCTATTTTTTGGGGCAAGATACAATCAAATAGTGTAGTATTTGATAAAATGGGAAGAGATATAGCTTATTTGCCCATCTATTATAGCAGCACAGGAAATATACCTGCCGGTAATCCATTTTTGCTAAGCGCAGCAGGAAAAATAAAGGCGCTAAAGCCAGATATCAAGAACTTACAGAAAATGGTTTTGTATCGTAAGCATACCTATATATTTTATTATAACCCAAACAATAAAATGATAGGTGGGCGATTTCAGGGATCAAACAATCCTGACTTTGTGAATGCCGTAAATCTATTTACGTTTAACAGTGAGACAAATGCAAGTTATTGTAATTTAAAGATTAATGAAAAGAGAACATTTAAGTTTCTAAGATATATAGGGGCTGATGGCACACACAGTAACATTAATGAACTTATGTTCTATGATGAAAATGGAAAAGAAATAATTGGAAGTGTGATAGGAACAGAAGGTAGTTGCAATGACAACGGATCTACTAAAGAAAAAGTATTTGACAAGAATATATTGACCGGATTTGATGCTCCTTTGCCCAATGGAGGATGGGTTGGGTTGAAATTGCCAAAAGCAGTGAGAGTAAGTAAGATCCGTTTTATGCCACGTACTGATGGTAATATTATAGAGCCGGGAGATAATTATGAATTAGTGTATTGGAATAATGGTTGGAAGTCACTTGGAGAGAAAAAAGCAATAGCTGATTCGTTGGTTTATAATAATGTTCCAAGTGGAACTTTATATCTTTTGCATAACAGAACAAAGGGAACGGAAGAAAGAATTTTTACGTATGAAAAAGGAAAACAGGTGTGGTGGTAA
- a CDS encoding plasmid mobilization protein, whose translation MKEEIKMARIEVRITINEQTKIKNKANELGISVSAYMRKTALNHRIIIKTDNEMIRQIRFIGNNINQIAHRLNINSDTLNYLDTYTQMEEYKQMLQLIIDKIRKI comes from the coding sequence ATGAAAGAAGAAATAAAAATGGCTAGAATAGAAGTCAGAATTACAATTAATGAACAGACCAAGATCAAAAACAAGGCAAATGAATTAGGCATTTCAGTTTCTGCCTATATGAGAAAAACAGCTTTAAATCATCGTATAATTATCAAAACAGACAATGAGATGATACGGCAAATTCGATTTATTGGTAACAATATCAATCAAATTGCACACAGATTAAATATAAATTCAGATACGTTAAATTATCTTGATACGTATACACAAATGGAAGAATACAAACAAATGCTTCAATTAATTATTGACAAAATCAGGAAAATATGA
- a CDS encoding relaxase/mobilization nuclease domain-containing protein — translation MIAKISSPFGDNTTLLKKISYNVTKIEVGKGEYLYDNFFENDIHKLFVEMKEVGEMNDRVDKKFIEVSLNLTPGEQIDNDKFLQLGKEYMQRMGYGNCCYAVIRHSDREHKHLHILSTTVDYDGIHVSNSYDWRKSQELSRDLEKKYGLKEVEYNKFNSKSLSKIKEREYYFSNALDKGLRNFSTKTELLELLSDEAKLIQNNQLSNTELEILLGKNVYNEVGNVLEKNNLFVSLYKEELLQQLDMCYTSSKNKYDFFERVHAAGLYVRTIADKDGKQKLTYGLPNANIYFKENRLPQKYRYAAISNFMTTRAMSTDEQKNAIASKVIVALNNSNSFESYLIELDKIGVNAMLHQNTGGIYGISFQLKDIEGAEIIKASEITTNRRFSFFNITRYFSGEATPLNDLLKVGTIVKQSSMSEEAQKTHIRNQVILTLPSAKSIEDLIEKLSEKGISLWVRKSKSAEVKGFSFKMKNCTDAIPIKARDISANFDKELFIAVQGLQANHNNDTMNRFMNKVEHGDFNGSNIPILQERVEFSDVGGVSGNLQNDDAPLSKKKKKKNNIDFKGKVEL, via the coding sequence ATGATAGCTAAAATATCCAGTCCATTCGGAGATAATACAACCTTATTAAAAAAAATATCATACAATGTAACTAAGATTGAGGTTGGAAAAGGCGAATACTTGTACGATAACTTCTTTGAAAACGATATACATAAACTTTTTGTTGAAATGAAAGAAGTTGGTGAGATGAATGATCGTGTAGATAAAAAGTTTATCGAAGTATCCCTGAATTTGACTCCCGGAGAACAAATAGACAACGATAAATTTCTTCAACTAGGAAAAGAATACATGCAACGAATGGGTTATGGTAACTGTTGTTACGCTGTAATTAGACATTCAGATAGAGAGCATAAACACCTACATATTTTGTCAACAACTGTTGATTACGATGGTATTCATGTATCTAACTCGTATGATTGGCGTAAATCACAAGAATTATCAAGAGATTTAGAGAAAAAATACGGGCTTAAAGAGGTTGAATATAATAAATTCAACAGTAAAAGCCTCTCGAAAATAAAGGAAAGAGAATACTATTTCTCTAATGCATTAGATAAAGGATTACGTAATTTTTCGACTAAAACTGAGCTTCTGGAATTACTTTCGGATGAAGCAAAACTAATTCAAAATAATCAGTTATCTAATACCGAATTAGAAATTCTTCTCGGTAAAAATGTCTATAACGAGGTAGGAAATGTTTTGGAGAAGAATAATCTTTTTGTGAGTTTATATAAAGAAGAACTACTCCAACAACTTGATATGTGCTATACTTCATCAAAAAACAAGTATGATTTTTTCGAGAGAGTTCATGCAGCTGGACTATATGTAAGAACTATTGCAGACAAGGATGGAAAACAGAAGCTAACTTATGGACTTCCCAATGCAAATATCTATTTTAAAGAAAATCGTCTGCCGCAGAAATATCGTTATGCAGCTATTTCAAACTTTATGACTACAAGAGCAATGTCTACCGATGAGCAAAAAAACGCAATTGCTTCAAAGGTAATTGTAGCATTAAATAATAGTAACTCATTTGAGAGTTATCTTATAGAGTTAGATAAAATTGGAGTTAATGCTATGCTTCATCAAAATACAGGAGGAATATATGGAATCTCATTTCAATTGAAAGATATTGAAGGAGCGGAAATCATAAAGGCAAGTGAAATTACAACCAATCGCCGATTTTCTTTTTTCAATATAACAAGATATTTCAGTGGTGAAGCAACCCCGTTAAACGATCTATTAAAAGTTGGAACAATTGTAAAGCAATCCTCAATGAGTGAAGAAGCGCAAAAAACACATATAAGGAATCAGGTAATACTAACATTACCTTCGGCTAAGAGCATTGAGGATCTTATTGAAAAACTCTCAGAGAAAGGCATCTCACTATGGGTAAGAAAAAGTAAATCGGCAGAAGTAAAGGGATTCTCTTTTAAAATGAAAAATTGTACTGATGCCATTCCTATTAAAGCTCGGGATATATCCGCTAATTTCGATAAAGAATTATTCATAGCAGTTCAGGGTCTTCAGGCAAATCATAATAATGATACGATGAACCGGTTTATGAATAAAGTGGAACATGGAGATTTCAACGGGTCTAATATACCAATACTACAAGAACGGGTTGAATTTTCAGATGTAGGTGGAGTGAGTGGAAACTTGCAAAATGATGATGCTCCCTTGAGTAAAAAGAAAAAGAAGAAAAATAATATCGATTTTAAAGGCAAAGTTGAATTATGA
- a CDS encoding response regulator transcription factor, with protein sequence MKHKILLVEDDFILGETLKDFFESNGLSVAWAQDGNMAIKYFNNIKPELILLDVILPEKDGFEVIAEIRKSNTIVPIIFMTGTQFEAPYQIKGYKLGAVNYLRKPIVPQVVLAQINSILSPITARRYKFENLHIIIDNQLLVINNTEIIVREKESKLFVLLLNNQHKVLSRNDILLAIWGDNSYNLNNVLDSTISHLKKSLTAFPALQIVSVYGNGYKLTINTNI encoded by the coding sequence ATGAAGCATAAAATACTATTAGTTGAAGATGATTTTATATTAGGAGAAACTTTAAAGGATTTCTTTGAGAGTAATGGATTATCTGTAGCATGGGCACAAGATGGTAATATGGCCATTAAATATTTCAACAATATAAAACCTGAATTAATTTTACTCGACGTTATTTTACCGGAGAAAGATGGTTTTGAGGTTATTGCTGAAATTCGTAAGTCCAACACTATAGTTCCTATAATTTTTATGACCGGCACTCAGTTTGAGGCTCCCTATCAAATTAAAGGATATAAGCTGGGAGCTGTTAATTATCTAAGAAAACCAATCGTACCACAGGTTGTGTTGGCTCAAATTAACAGTATCCTAAGTCCAATAACAGCCCGAAGGTATAAATTTGAAAATCTACACATCATTATAGACAATCAATTACTAGTCATTAACAACACAGAGATTATAGTTCGGGAAAAAGAGTCTAAATTGTTTGTGCTTCTTTTAAATAATCAGCACAAAGTACTGTCTCGTAACGATATTTTACTTGCTATCTGGGGTGATAATTCCTATAATTTGAATAACGTGCTTGACTCAACCATTTCGCACCTTAAAAAGAGCCTAACAGCCTTCCCTGCCTTACAAATAGTATCTGTATATGGAAATGGGTACAAACTGACTATCAATACAAATATTTAA
- a CDS encoding NVEALA domain-containing protein produces MKKILYSLAVMVLFVTTFNFTIVNKRVNNVSCLALQNIEALSYAESVGQHCFYDGSIDCPISNDKVKFVY; encoded by the coding sequence ATGAAAAAAATACTTTATTCTTTAGCTGTGATGGTACTGTTTGTCACTACATTCAATTTTACTATTGTAAACAAGCGTGTCAACAATGTATCATGTCTTGCATTACAAAATATAGAAGCATTATCTTATGCTGAGTCCGTTGGTCAACACTGTTTTTACGATGGAAGTATAGACTGCCCGATAAGTAATGATAAGGTTAAATTTGTGTATTAA
- a CDS encoding TolB-like 6-bladed beta-propeller domain-containing protein: MNYNKLLQVFVLVLLLQSCVDTNKKLADFGAVSKKISGKVLSSGSVYMRYPFRVKQTDSTLVIMDLHGSDFYYHEFSYPQLKFKQSFAKPGIGPNEFLDAENIRFDKQGKFYCLDANKSLITIFDSDKNDTTARIKLSDKLIRTLDFDIVNDSTFVVPDYTGKHRFNLINRKGQITKSCFTIPSKRNKLSNVVLAQAWRSFIDYNPSNGVLAMVTQLGQVLEIYDLKKDSIINIVYGKADEPEFINKGGYASPCGIMGYSDVYVGKDKIYAIFWGKSFKDIENDPNSKDGGNLLQVFDLTGKPLRQYVLDKYITGFTVDEKHNKIIALDINGNYPLVEYQL, from the coding sequence ATGAATTATAATAAATTATTACAAGTATTTGTTTTAGTTCTGCTATTACAAAGTTGTGTCGATACTAACAAAAAACTTGCTGACTTTGGGGCTGTATCTAAAAAGATTTCAGGAAAGGTGCTATCGTCTGGTTCCGTCTACATGCGTTATCCATTTCGTGTAAAGCAAACTGACTCTACATTGGTTATAATGGATTTGCATGGTTCGGATTTCTATTATCATGAGTTTAGTTATCCTCAATTGAAATTCAAACAATCCTTTGCAAAGCCGGGTATAGGTCCGAACGAATTTCTGGATGCCGAAAATATTCGTTTTGATAAACAAGGAAAATTTTATTGTTTGGATGCCAACAAAAGTTTAATTACCATTTTTGACAGCGATAAAAATGATACAACGGCACGAATAAAGCTTTCGGATAAATTGATCCGAACCTTAGACTTTGATATTGTAAACGATTCAACCTTCGTAGTACCCGATTATACCGGTAAACACCGATTTAATCTGATTAACAGAAAAGGCCAGATAACAAAGAGTTGCTTTACGATTCCCAGTAAGCGAAATAAGTTATCGAACGTGGTATTGGCGCAAGCCTGGCGATCGTTTATTGATTACAATCCCTCCAATGGAGTACTGGCTATGGTTACGCAATTGGGTCAGGTGTTGGAAATCTACGATTTGAAGAAAGATTCCATCATTAATATCGTATACGGAAAAGCCGACGAGCCGGAATTTATCAACAAAGGAGGATATGCTTCGCCCTGTGGCATTATGGGGTATAGTGATGTATATGTAGGGAAAGATAAAATCTATGCCATTTTTTGGGGAAAATCATTCAAAGATATAGAAAACGATCCCAATTCAAAGGATGGGGGTAATCTATTACAGGTATTCGATTTGACAGGGAAGCCTCTTCGTCAGTATGTACTGGATAAATATATTACCGGATTTACGGTTGATGAAAAACATAATAAAATCATTGCGTTGGATATAAATGGAAATTATCCATTAGTGGAATACCAACTTTGA
- a CDS encoding HigA family addiction module antitoxin: METFANNIIPFSPTHSGEILRDEIEFINISQRKLATQMGVSYTALNEILNLKRSVSVEFALRVEAVLGLEAEMLMNMQSRYNIQIARTDKTSMQQINRIDSVI, from the coding sequence ATGGAAACTTTTGCAAATAATATTATACCTTTTTCGCCAACACACTCTGGAGAAATATTGAGAGATGAAATTGAATTTATAAACATCTCTCAACGCAAACTAGCCACACAAATGGGCGTTTCTTACACCGCTTTAAATGAAATATTGAATCTAAAGCGTTCTGTGAGTGTTGAATTTGCATTGCGTGTTGAAGCAGTTCTGGGATTGGAAGCTGAGATGCTAATGAACATGCAATCAAGATACAATATACAGATTGCTCGTACAGACAAAACCTCAATGCAACAAATAAACAGAATCGACTCAGTTATATAG
- a CDS encoding metallophosphoesterase: MIVQYASDLHLEFIENRAYLKENPLQVVGDVLLLAGDIVPFKLMDQYKDFFSFLSDSFAATYWVPGNHEYYHFNIATKCGVVNEKIRSNIFLVNNTSLIHDDVKFIFSTLWSKISTAKEYQIQSGMNDFHVIKHRGYPLSIAQYNQLHADSLAFLKRELTLETSTNNIVVTHHVPTYKNYPEKYRDSIINEAFAVELYDLIECAAPDYWIYGHTHGNTSDFSIGKTRLLTNQLGYVKYGEQSGYIGNRSFNL; encoded by the coding sequence ATGATTGTCCAATATGCTTCCGATTTACATTTGGAATTTATAGAAAATAGGGCTTATTTAAAGGAGAACCCGCTACAGGTTGTTGGCGATGTTTTACTGCTTGCAGGTGATATAGTCCCATTTAAGTTGATGGATCAGTACAAAGACTTCTTTAGCTTTCTTTCCGACAGTTTTGCAGCTACCTATTGGGTACCAGGTAATCACGAGTATTATCACTTCAATATTGCAACAAAATGTGGTGTTGTGAATGAGAAAATACGAAGTAATATATTTTTAGTAAATAATACTTCGCTAATACATGATGATGTAAAGTTTATTTTCTCAACACTTTGGAGTAAAATTAGTACGGCCAAGGAATATCAGATTCAAAGCGGAATGAATGATTTTCATGTCATAAAACATCGTGGATATCCACTTTCAATAGCTCAGTATAACCAATTACATGCCGATAGTTTAGCATTTCTTAAAAGAGAATTAACCTTGGAAACATCTACTAATAATATAGTAGTTACTCACCATGTACCGACTTATAAAAACTACCCTGAAAAATATAGAGACAGTATTATAAATGAAGCATTTGCAGTTGAATTATATGATTTGATAGAATGTGCTGCCCCTGATTATTGGATTTACGGTCATACGCATGGTAATACGTCTGATTTTTCAATTGGAAAAACGCGATTGTTGACCAATCAATTGGGTTATGTAAAGTACGGAGAACAATCAGGTTACATTGGAAATCGAAGCTTTAATTTGTAG
- a CDS encoding toprim domain-containing protein, with product MTFKEANKISIKGYLANRRILPSKEMAYYGMYYCPFREDNNPSMKVDYVKNIWFDHGTGMGGTLIDLVMKLEQCSEYDAIMALEKEQYSFDFFSFQGNTLATSTEFSIKKIQPLQNKALLDYVCIERKISVEIAKRYLQEIYYSVKDKSYFSIAFKNDVGGYELRNAYFKNCVAPKEITTIRNSNETNVGCLVFEGFMDFLSYQTLKKQIEPIESDVIILNSTSLVNHVIEMLPAYKQISCFLDNDNAGCQALGSLQKKYGHLILNQSIHFREYNDLNDFLCGKKMKQKKS from the coding sequence ATGACTTTTAAAGAAGCAAATAAAATAAGTATAAAAGGCTATTTAGCCAACCGAAGAATATTGCCATCCAAAGAAATGGCATATTATGGTATGTATTATTGTCCGTTCAGAGAAGACAATAACCCAAGCATGAAAGTTGATTACGTCAAAAATATTTGGTTTGATCACGGTACAGGCATGGGTGGTACGCTCATTGATCTTGTAATGAAGCTGGAGCAATGTTCTGAATATGATGCCATCATGGCACTAGAAAAAGAACAATATAGTTTTGATTTTTTTTCTTTTCAGGGGAATACATTAGCCACCTCAACTGAATTTAGCATCAAAAAAATTCAACCACTCCAAAATAAAGCTTTATTAGACTATGTCTGTATTGAACGAAAGATCAGCGTTGAAATAGCTAAACGATACTTGCAGGAAATCTATTATTCTGTCAAGGATAAATCCTATTTTTCAATTGCATTTAAGAACGATGTAGGAGGCTATGAGCTTCGCAATGCTTATTTTAAAAATTGTGTAGCTCCAAAGGAAATAACTACCATTAGAAATTCAAATGAGACTAACGTTGGATGTTTGGTTTTTGAGGGATTCATGGATTTTCTCTCTTATCAAACTTTGAAGAAACAGATAGAACCCATTGAAAGTGATGTTATAATTCTTAACTCAACCTCTTTAGTAAATCACGTAATAGAGATGCTTCCTGCATATAAGCAGATCTCCTGTTTTTTAGACAATGATAATGCGGGATGTCAAGCTTTAGGAAGCCTACAAAAAAAATACGGACACCTAATTTTAAATCAATCTATCCACTTTAGAGAGTATAACGATTTGAACGATTTTCTCTGTGGTAAGAAAATGAAACAAAAAAAATCCTGA
- a CDS encoding NVEALA domain-containing protein produces the protein MKKKIIGATFVVAIAVVAAFNLNLNKSNAKADLAMSNVEALADGEYSQPVWNIYNRPDGTGYNCYKWGEKICF, from the coding sequence ATGAAAAAGAAAATTATAGGTGCAACATTCGTTGTTGCTATTGCAGTAGTAGCTGCATTCAATCTCAACTTAAATAAATCGAATGCTAAAGCTGATTTGGCAATGTCTAATGTGGAAGCATTGGCTGATGGTGAATATTCACAACCTGTATGGAATATATACAATAGGCCTGATGGTACTGGTTATAACTGCTATAAGTGGGGAGAGAAGATTTGCTTTTGA